A region from the Citrobacter telavivensis genome encodes:
- the arnC gene encoding undecaprenyl-phosphate 4-deoxy-4-formamido-L-arabinose transferase encodes MFEALPITKVSVVIPVYNEQESLPELLRRTTAACESLGKDYEILLIDDGSSDNSAQLLIDASEAEGSHVVSILLNRNYGQHSAIMAGFSHVTGDLIITLDADLQNPPEEIPRLVAKADEGYDVVGTVRQNRQDSLFRKTASKMINHLIQRTTGKAMGDYGCMLRAYRRHIIDAMLHCHERSTFIPILANIFARRATEIPVHHAEREFGDSKYSFMRLINLMYDLVTCLTTTPLRMLSLLGSVIAVTGFTLSILLVILRLTLGPQWAAEGVFMLFAVLFTFIGAQFIGMGLLGEYIGRIYNDVRARPRYFVQQVIRPESLHSTKENQQ; translated from the coding sequence ATGTTTGAAGCCCTCCCGATAACGAAAGTATCGGTGGTGATCCCTGTCTACAACGAACAGGAAAGCCTGCCGGAACTGCTCAGGCGAACCACCGCAGCCTGCGAGAGTCTGGGAAAAGATTATGAGATCCTGTTGATTGATGACGGCAGCAGCGACAACTCCGCACAGTTGTTGATTGACGCGTCAGAAGCCGAAGGCAGCCACGTTGTTTCGATTTTGCTGAACCGCAACTACGGGCAGCATTCCGCCATCATGGCAGGATTCAGTCACGTCACCGGCGACCTGATTATTACGCTTGATGCCGATCTGCAAAACCCACCGGAAGAGATCCCTCGCCTGGTGGCAAAAGCCGACGAAGGGTATGACGTGGTCGGCACCGTGCGCCAGAATCGTCAGGACAGTCTGTTTCGCAAGACAGCCTCGAAGATGATCAACCATCTGATTCAGAGAACCACGGGCAAAGCGATGGGCGACTACGGCTGCATGCTTCGCGCTTATCGCCGTCACATTATTGATGCCATGCTGCATTGCCATGAACGCAGCACGTTTATCCCGATTCTGGCGAATATCTTTGCCCGACGCGCCACGGAGATCCCCGTTCATCACGCTGAACGTGAATTTGGCGACTCCAAATACAGCTTTATGCGGCTGATTAACCTGATGTACGACCTGGTGACCTGCCTGACGACAACGCCTCTGCGCATGCTGAGCCTGCTCGGCAGCGTCATTGCCGTCACCGGATTTACCCTGTCGATACTCCTCGTCATCCTCCGCCTGACGCTGGGCCCCCAATGGGCGGCAGAAGGGGTTTTCATGCTGTTTGCCGTTCTGTTTACCTTTATTGGCGCGCAGTTCATCGGCATGGGTTTACTCGGCGAATATATCGGTCGGATTTACAACGATGTACGCGCCCGTCCCCGCTATTTCGTCCAGCAAGTTATTCGTCCGGAAAGTCTGCACTCTACTAAGGAAAACCAACAATGA
- the arnB gene encoding UDP-4-amino-4-deoxy-L-arabinose aminotransferase, translating to MSDFLPFSRPAVGTEELAAIKAVLDSGWITTGPKNQQLEEAFCQLTGNQHAIAVSSATAGMHIALMALGIGAGDEVITPSMTWVSTLNMIVLLGATPVMVDVDRDTLMVTAEHIEAAITPRTKAIIPVHYAGAPADLDAIYALAERHGIAVIEDAAHAVGTYYQGRHVGARGTAIFSFHAIKNVTCAEGGLIVTDDESLARQLRNLKFHGLGVDAFDRQTWGRAPQAEVLTPGYKYNLTDINAAMALVQLEKLETLNHRRAVIALEYQHALADLPFQPLSLPPWPHVHAWHLFIIRTDEDRCGISRDALMEALKAQGIGTGLHFRAAHTQKYYRERFNTLSLPNTEWNSARICSLPLFPDMTPADTARVITALRQIAGK from the coding sequence ATGTCTGATTTTCTGCCTTTCTCTCGCCCGGCGGTAGGTACGGAAGAACTTGCCGCTATCAAAGCGGTTCTCGATTCTGGATGGATTACCACTGGCCCGAAAAATCAGCAACTGGAAGAGGCTTTCTGCCAGTTGACGGGAAACCAACACGCCATTGCCGTGAGTTCTGCCACGGCAGGTATGCATATCGCCCTCATGGCGCTGGGAATCGGTGCCGGTGATGAAGTCATCACCCCGTCAATGACCTGGGTTTCCACACTGAACATGATTGTGCTGCTGGGGGCAACCCCGGTCATGGTGGATGTCGACCGCGACACGCTGATGGTCACCGCTGAACACATTGAAGCTGCCATCACCCCGCGCACGAAAGCCATCATTCCCGTCCATTACGCCGGCGCACCGGCCGATCTGGATGCTATTTACGCCCTCGCGGAACGCCACGGTATTGCGGTTATCGAAGATGCCGCCCACGCGGTCGGCACTTATTATCAGGGTCGCCACGTCGGCGCTCGGGGCACCGCGATTTTCTCCTTTCACGCCATCAAGAATGTCACTTGTGCAGAAGGGGGACTCATCGTCACCGACGATGAGTCACTCGCCAGGCAGCTACGCAACCTGAAGTTTCACGGACTCGGCGTTGATGCCTTCGATCGCCAGACCTGGGGTCGTGCGCCCCAGGCGGAGGTCCTGACGCCAGGCTATAAATACAATCTGACCGACATTAACGCGGCGATGGCCCTGGTTCAGTTAGAGAAGCTTGAGACGCTCAACCATCGTCGGGCAGTCATCGCCCTGGAGTACCAACACGCGCTGGCCGATCTCCCGTTTCAGCCGCTGAGTCTGCCGCCGTGGCCCCACGTGCATGCCTGGCATCTGTTTATTATTCGTACCGACGAAGATCGGTGCGGCATCAGTCGCGACGCGCTGATGGAGGCACTTAAAGCCCAGGGGATCGGTACAGGTTTGCATTTCCGCGCGGCACACACGCAGAAATATTACCGCGAACGCTTTAACACCCTGTCGCTCCCCAATACCGAATGGAACAGTGCGCGTATCTGCTCGCTACCGCTGTTTCCCGATATGACCCCGGCGGATACCGCTCGCGTCATTACCGCGCTTCGCCAGATTGCAGGAAAATAG
- a CDS encoding lipopolysaccharide core heptose(II)-phosphate phosphatase: protein MLFYPRCICNGRGFRAFSPHKRSCLSLSSTLQGYISVCRYQVEFNVFVVSQYFVKYKKYTVVLLSALAIMVGLGSHFAWSSNGLPRIDSRTLAVLAKQHPVVVLFRHAERCDRSDNTCLSDKTGITEHGAMQARALGASFSKEIKDYDLYASDTVRTVQSATWFAADKKLTVDKGMHACGRGTGQAIERLANKSENKDVVIFTHNHCLTYLAKNMRGVKLTPDYLDGLVMHVDKGKLYLDGKLVSP from the coding sequence ATGCTTTTTTACCCACGTTGCATTTGCAATGGCCGTGGCTTTCGGGCATTTTCCCCACATAAACGATCGTGCCTTTCATTAAGCAGTACGCTGCAAGGTTATATTTCTGTTTGCCGGTATCAAGTGGAGTTTAATGTGTTTGTAGTATCCCAATATTTTGTTAAATACAAAAAATATACCGTTGTTCTGCTATCGGCACTGGCGATCATGGTGGGGCTGGGCAGCCATTTCGCCTGGAGCAGCAACGGTCTACCGAGAATCGATTCCCGTACCCTGGCGGTACTGGCAAAACAGCATCCGGTAGTGGTGCTGTTTCGCCATGCTGAGCGCTGTGACCGGTCAGACAATACCTGTCTGTCGGATAAAACCGGCATCACTGAGCATGGGGCGATGCAGGCTCGCGCGCTGGGCGCCTCGTTTAGCAAAGAGATTAAAGACTACGATCTGTATGCCAGCGATACGGTGCGCACTGTTCAGTCAGCAACCTGGTTTGCTGCGGATAAAAAATTGACGGTGGATAAAGGCATGCATGCCTGTGGCCGGGGAACCGGGCAGGCCATTGAGCGTTTAGCAAATAAGTCGGAAAATAAAGACGTGGTTATTTTTACTCATAATCATTGCCTGACCTATCTGGCAAAAAATATGCGTGGCGTAAAATTGACACCGGATTATCTGGACGGTCTGGTGATGCATGTCGATAAGGGAAAACTGTATCTTGACGGTAAACTGGTCTCACCTTAA
- the nudI gene encoding nucleoside triphosphatase NudI, with protein MRQRTIVCPLIQNAGSYLLCQMANDRGVFPGQWALSGGGVEPGERIEEALRREIREELGSALVLTDIKPWTFSDDIRTKTYPDGSQEEIYMIYLIFDCTAANREVHINEEFQAFAWVKPEDLPQYDLNVATVKTLTLKGLL; from the coding sequence GTGCGTCAAAGGACTATTGTTTGCCCCTTAATACAGAATGCAGGAAGTTATCTCCTGTGCCAGATGGCTAACGATCGGGGAGTTTTCCCGGGTCAATGGGCGCTGTCTGGCGGTGGCGTTGAGCCAGGAGAACGTATTGAAGAGGCCCTGCGCCGTGAGATTCGCGAAGAACTGGGCAGTGCGCTGGTTCTGACTGACATCAAACCCTGGACCTTCAGTGACGATATCCGTACGAAAACCTACCCCGATGGCAGTCAGGAAGAGATCTATATGATTTACCTGATTTTTGACTGCACCGCCGCCAATCGCGAAGTGCATATCAATGAAGAATTTCAGGCGTTTGCCTGGGTCAAGCCGGAAGATTTACCTCAATACGATCTGAACGTTGCGACAGTGAAAACCTTAACACTGAAAGGGTTATTATAA
- a CDS encoding nicotinamide mononucleotide deamidase-related protein YfaY, protein MLNVEMLSTGDEVLHGQIVDTNAAWLADFFFNQGLPLTRRNTVGDNLNDLVAILRERSQHADVLIVNGGLGPTSDDLSALAAATAKGEGLVLHEAWLAEMERFFRERGRVMAPSNRKQAELPASAEFINNPVGTACGFAVQLNRCLMFFTPGVPSEFKVMVEHEILPRLRERFSLTEPPLCLRLTTFGRSESDLAQSLDSLSLPEGVTLGYRSSMPIIELKLTGPYAQREAMRSLWQEVKRVAGQNLIFEGTEGLPLQIARELQKRQLSLTLSEQFTGGLVALQLSRAGAPLLASEVVPSQEETLAQTAHWTSERRGKHYAGLALAISGLENDHLNFALATPDGTFALRVHFSVTRHSLLVRQEVCAMMALNMLRRWFNEQDIASEHGWIDVVESLTL, encoded by the coding sequence ATGTTAAACGTGGAGATGTTATCCACCGGGGATGAAGTGTTGCACGGGCAAATCGTCGACACGAATGCTGCCTGGCTGGCCGATTTTTTCTTTAATCAGGGATTGCCCTTAACGCGCCGTAATACGGTGGGCGACAACCTCAACGATCTGGTCGCCATTTTGCGCGAGCGGAGTCAGCATGCTGATGTTTTGATCGTCAACGGCGGCCTGGGGCCGACCAGCGACGATCTCAGCGCGCTTGCTGCGGCGACGGCGAAAGGGGAAGGGCTGGTTCTGCACGAGGCCTGGCTTGCCGAGATGGAGCGATTCTTCCGGGAGCGCGGCAGAGTGATGGCGCCCAGCAACCGTAAACAGGCGGAACTGCCCGCCAGCGCCGAATTCATCAATAATCCTGTCGGCACCGCCTGCGGCTTTGCCGTGCAGCTCAATCGTTGTCTGATGTTCTTTACGCCGGGCGTACCGTCAGAATTTAAAGTGATGGTGGAACATGAGATCCTGCCACGTTTGCGCGAGCGTTTCTCTCTCACTGAGCCGCCGCTGTGTCTGCGTCTGACCACTTTTGGCCGTTCGGAAAGCGATCTGGCGCAAAGCCTCGACTCGCTTTCATTACCGGAAGGGGTGACCCTGGGTTATCGCTCATCGATGCCAATTATCGAGCTTAAACTGACCGGACCGTACGCCCAGCGTGAGGCGATGCGCAGCCTGTGGCAGGAGGTCAAGCGCGTTGCCGGGCAAAATCTGATTTTTGAAGGCACCGAAGGACTTCCTTTGCAGATTGCGCGCGAGTTGCAGAAAAGGCAGCTCAGCCTGACGTTGAGTGAGCAGTTCACCGGCGGGCTGGTGGCATTGCAGCTTTCTCGCGCGGGTGCGCCGCTGCTGGCCAGCGAAGTGGTACCTTCGCAGGAAGAGACGCTGGCGCAGACCGCGCACTGGACGTCGGAACGACGCGGTAAACATTACGCCGGACTGGCGCTGGCGATATCCGGGCTGGAAAACGATCACCTGAACTTTGCGCTGGCGACGCCAGATGGGACGTTTGCTCTGCGCGTGCATTTCAGCGTGACCCGTCACAGCCTGCTGGTCCGTCAGGAGGTCTGCGCGATGATGGCGCTTAACATGCTGCGTCGCTGGTTCAACGAACAGGATATTGCCAGCGAGCATGGCTGGATTGACGTGGTTGAATCGCTGACGCTGTAG
- a CDS encoding helix-turn-helix domain-containing protein, which translates to MLESSKVPALTRAIDILNLIARIGPCSAATIIETLGIPKSTAYLLLSELKRQRFISVDHQENFCLWTKLVELSGHALSKMDLRELARPRLTKLMDETGLLCHLGIIDHESAYYILKVESSSTISVRSHEGKSLSLYRSGIGKCLLAWQPAAVRNAIIEQLVWEQATPTTITQPQQLRDELERIRQRGWSFDNGEDYPDVRCVAAPIFNANNEPAAAISVVGTRLEINEENRDYLAGKAIACAKDISRLLGWKSPFDSLAS; encoded by the coding sequence ATGTTGGAATCAAGCAAAGTCCCGGCGCTCACCCGCGCCATTGATATTCTCAATCTGATTGCGCGGATTGGCCCCTGCAGTGCCGCCACCATCATTGAAACGCTGGGTATTCCCAAAAGCACGGCTTACCTGCTGTTGAGTGAACTGAAGCGTCAGCGGTTTATCAGCGTCGATCATCAGGAGAACTTTTGTCTGTGGACTAAGCTGGTGGAGCTTTCCGGCCATGCGCTCAGCAAAATGGATCTGCGCGAACTGGCGCGTCCGCGCCTGACGAAACTGATGGATGAAACAGGGCTGCTCTGCCATCTGGGGATCATCGATCATGAGAGCGCGTATTACATTCTGAAGGTGGAATCGTCTTCGACCATCAGCGTGCGCTCCCATGAAGGGAAAAGCCTGTCGCTGTATCGCTCTGGCATTGGTAAATGTCTGCTGGCGTGGCAGCCTGCTGCCGTGCGCAACGCTATCATTGAGCAACTGGTGTGGGAGCAGGCGACCCCCACCACGATCACTCAACCTCAGCAACTCAGAGACGAACTGGAACGCATCCGCCAGCGCGGCTGGAGCTTTGATAACGGAGAAGATTATCCGGATGTGCGCTGCGTCGCCGCCCCCATTTTTAATGCCAATAACGAACCCGCCGCCGCCATTTCGGTGGTCGGCACCCGTTTAGAAATCAACGAAGAGAATCGTGATTATCTTGCTGGCAAAGCCATTGCCTGCGCGAAGGATATTTCACGTCTATTGGGATGGAAAAGTCCCTTCGATTCACTCGCATCATAA
- the rhmD gene encoding L-rhamnonate dehydratase, giving the protein MTLPKIKHVRAWFTGGATAEKGAGGGDYHDQGANHWIDDHIATPMSKYREYEQSRQSFGINVLGTLIVEVEAENGQTGFAVSTAGEMGCFIVEKHLNRFIEGKCVSDIKLIHDQMLGATMYYSGSGGLVMNTISCVDLALWDLFGKVVGLPVYKLLGGAVRDEIQFYATGARPDLAKEMGFIGGKMPTHWGPHDGDAGIRKDAAMVAEMREKCGPDFWLMLDCWMSQDVNYATKLAHACAPSNLKWIEECLPPQQYEGYRELKRNAPAGMMVTSGEHHGTLQSFRTLAETGIDIMQPDVGWCGGLTTLVEIAAIAKSRGQLVVPHGSSVYSHHAVITFTNTPFSEFLMTSPDCSTMRPQFDPILLDEPVPVNGRIHKSVLDKPGFGVELNRDCNLKRPYSH; this is encoded by the coding sequence ATGACCCTACCCAAAATTAAACATGTCCGCGCCTGGTTTACCGGTGGAGCAACGGCAGAAAAAGGAGCCGGCGGCGGCGATTATCATGACCAGGGCGCTAACCACTGGATTGACGATCACATCGCCACGCCGATGAGTAAATATCGTGAGTACGAACAGTCGCGTCAGTCGTTTGGGATTAACGTGCTGGGTACGCTGATTGTTGAAGTTGAAGCCGAAAACGGACAGACGGGCTTTGCGGTCTCCACGGCAGGAGAGATGGGCTGCTTTATCGTTGAAAAACATCTCAACCGTTTTATCGAAGGGAAATGCGTCAGCGATATCAAACTCATTCACGATCAGATGCTCGGTGCGACCATGTATTACTCGGGATCCGGCGGTCTGGTGATGAACACCATCTCTTGCGTTGATTTGGCGCTGTGGGATCTGTTTGGCAAGGTGGTGGGCCTGCCGGTTTACAAACTGCTGGGCGGCGCGGTGCGCGATGAAATTCAGTTCTATGCCACCGGCGCGCGTCCTGACCTGGCAAAAGAGATGGGCTTCATTGGCGGCAAAATGCCGACTCATTGGGGACCGCACGATGGCGACGCGGGGATCCGCAAAGATGCCGCCATGGTAGCGGAAATGCGTGAGAAGTGCGGCCCGGATTTCTGGCTGATGCTGGACTGCTGGATGAGTCAGGACGTGAATTACGCCACGAAACTGGCCCACGCCTGCGCGCCATCTAACCTGAAGTGGATTGAAGAGTGTTTGCCGCCGCAGCAGTACGAAGGCTATCGCGAACTGAAACGCAATGCGCCAGCTGGAATGATGGTCACCAGCGGCGAGCACCACGGCACGCTGCAGTCCTTCCGCACGCTGGCGGAAACTGGAATCGATATCATGCAGCCGGATGTCGGCTGGTGCGGCGGCCTGACCACGCTGGTCGAGATTGCTGCGATTGCGAAATCGCGTGGACAACTGGTCGTACCGCACGGCTCGTCGGTCTATTCGCACCATGCGGTGATTACTTTCACCAACACGCCGTTCAGTGAGTTCTTGATGACCAGTCCGGACTGCTCAACGATGCGTCCGCAGTTTGACCCGATTCTGCTTGATGAGCCGGTACCGGTGAATGGCCGCATTCATAAGTCCGTGCTGGATAAACCGGGATTTGGCGTCGAGCTTAACCGCGACTGTAACCTGAAACGCCCTTATAGCCACTAA
- a CDS encoding MFS transporter, whose protein sequence is MSTTLLDGVVKKNRARLIPFMLALYVLAFLDRSNIGFAKETYQIDTGLSNEAYALGAGIFFVVYAFLGVPANLLMRKLGARTWIGTTTLLWGFLSAAMAWADTEAKFLIIRTLLGAAEAGFFPGMIYLTSQWFPQRNRASIMGLFYMGAPLALTLGSPLSGALLEMHGFMGYPGWFWMFVIEGLLAVGAGIFTFFWLDDTPQQARFLSVEEKAALISQLASEEEKKTTSKLSDALRNGRVWQLAIIYLTIQVAVYGLIFFLPTQVAALLGTKVGFTASVVTAIPWVAALFGTWLIPRYSDRTGERRNVAALTLLAAGIGIGVSGLASPVVAILALCVAAVGFIAVQPVFWTMPTQLLSGTALAAGIGFVNLFGAVGGFIAPILRVKAETMFASDAAGLLTLAGVAIIGSLIIFTLSVNRPASQPGAAHQ, encoded by the coding sequence ATGAGTACCACTCTTCTTGACGGCGTAGTGAAGAAAAACCGCGCACGTTTGATCCCGTTCATGCTGGCACTGTATGTACTGGCGTTTCTGGACCGTTCGAACATTGGCTTTGCCAAAGAGACCTATCAGATTGATACCGGGCTGAGCAATGAGGCCTACGCGCTCGGCGCGGGGATCTTCTTCGTGGTCTACGCCTTTCTCGGCGTGCCCGCTAACCTGCTGATGCGCAAACTGGGGGCCAGAACCTGGATTGGCACCACTACGCTGCTGTGGGGATTCCTCTCCGCCGCGATGGCGTGGGCGGATACCGAGGCGAAATTCCTCATTATCCGTACTCTGCTGGGGGCGGCAGAAGCCGGTTTCTTCCCCGGCATGATCTATCTCACCTCACAATGGTTCCCACAGCGTAACCGCGCCAGCATTATGGGGCTGTTTTACATGGGGGCGCCGCTGGCGTTGACGCTGGGATCGCCGCTGTCCGGCGCACTGTTGGAGATGCACGGCTTTATGGGCTATCCCGGCTGGTTCTGGATGTTCGTTATCGAAGGTTTGCTGGCGGTAGGCGCAGGGATTTTCACCTTCTTCTGGCTGGATGACACCCCACAACAGGCGCGTTTCCTCAGCGTTGAAGAAAAAGCGGCGCTCATTAGCCAACTGGCGAGCGAAGAAGAGAAGAAGACCACGTCAAAACTCTCGGATGCCTTGCGTAACGGACGCGTCTGGCAACTGGCGATTATCTATCTGACGATTCAGGTGGCGGTGTACGGACTGATTTTCTTCCTGCCAACCCAGGTTGCCGCGCTGCTGGGAACCAAAGTGGGCTTCACGGCGTCGGTGGTCACCGCCATTCCGTGGGTTGCCGCACTGTTCGGGACCTGGCTTATCCCTCGCTACTCCGATCGCACTGGCGAACGCCGTAATGTCGCCGCGCTGACGCTGCTGGCTGCGGGGATTGGTATTGGTGTATCCGGCCTGGCATCACCGGTGGTGGCGATTCTGGCGCTTTGCGTGGCAGCGGTGGGTTTCATCGCCGTACAGCCGGTGTTCTGGACAATGCCGACGCAACTGCTTTCCGGCACAGCGCTGGCGGCGGGGATCGGTTTCGTGAACCTGTTTGGCGCGGTAGGCGGGTTTATCGCGCCAATTCTGCGCGTTAAGGCGGAAACGATGTTTGCCAGCGATGCCGCAGGACTGCTGACGCTGGCGGGTGTCGCGATTATCGGCTCATTGATTATCTTCACGCTGAGCGTGAACCGTCCCGCGTCGCAACCGGGTGCTGCGCATCAATAA
- a CDS encoding 2-keto-3-deoxy-L-rhamnonate aldolase codes for MNGLLANPFKDALRRGEVQIGLWLSSTTSYMAEIAATSGYDWLLIDGEHAPNTVQDLYHQLQAIAPYASQPVIRPVEGAKALIKQVLDIGAQTLLIPMVDSAEQARQVVAATRYPPVGERGVGASVARAARWGRIDNYMAQANASLCLLVQVESKAALENLDAILDVDGIDGVFIGPADLSASLGYPDNSGHPEVQRIIKESIQRIRAAGKAAGFLAVDPLMAQKCLAWGANFVAVGVDTMLYTEALDQRLAMFKPGQTMPKLKSSY; via the coding sequence ATGAACGGATTGTTAGCAAACCCTTTTAAGGACGCACTCCGCAGAGGGGAAGTACAAATCGGACTGTGGCTGAGTTCGACAACCTCCTACATGGCGGAAATTGCCGCAACGTCGGGTTATGACTGGCTGTTGATCGACGGCGAACACGCGCCGAACACGGTGCAGGATCTCTATCATCAGTTGCAGGCGATTGCTCCCTACGCCAGCCAACCGGTGATCCGCCCGGTCGAAGGCGCTAAGGCGCTGATCAAACAGGTTCTGGATATCGGGGCACAGACGCTGTTGATTCCGATGGTTGATAGCGCAGAGCAGGCACGGCAGGTGGTTGCGGCCACCCGTTACCCGCCCGTTGGCGAGCGCGGCGTCGGGGCTAGCGTGGCGCGAGCGGCGCGCTGGGGGCGTATTGACAACTATATGGCGCAGGCCAATGCGTCACTCTGTTTGCTGGTACAGGTCGAAAGTAAAGCCGCGCTGGAGAATCTGGATGCGATCCTGGACGTGGACGGTATTGACGGTGTGTTTATTGGTCCTGCCGATCTTTCGGCGTCTTTGGGGTATCCGGACAACAGCGGACACCCGGAGGTGCAGCGGATTATCAAAGAGAGTATTCAGCGCATTCGTGCGGCTGGAAAAGCGGCGGGCTTTCTCGCCGTCGATCCGCTCATGGCGCAGAAATGTCTGGCGTGGGGCGCGAATTTTGTCGCCGTCGGCGTTGATACCATGCTGTATACCGAGGCGCTGGACCAGCGGCTGGCAATGTTTAAGCCCGGTCAGACGATGCCGAAACTGAAAAGCAGTTACTAA